TCTCTTCAGGGGAAGGATGATGTGCTACCTAATTTAGAGCTACATGGACTTGGGTATGAAGTTGGATATGGGAATGTGTCTGACATCATCAGtatgttcattttttttttttttaatttccatgTGTTGGAAGGGCCCTTGGAGGTTCATATCTTCATACTTGAGTTCAAATATGCATCAAACAtgggtgttggatacgggtatttcaagaaaaatgacaAGTTGGAGCGACTTTAGAGATATTTCAGTTGCTCTGCCAGTATTTAAAATCCATTAGGCTGTACTACTATATGCACAAgtgattttcaaaatcaaagaaaatgatTATCATCTGGCTTATATTGGTTTTCACTGCTTACCTTGTACAGTTCAATCATGATTAATAGTAACATGCTTGTTACTactggtttttttttctttaatgtttCCCTGGATATCTTGCATCATAGTTATGTTCTTGCAGATAACAGAGATGATATATCTAATGGGTTAACGTGGCTAAGGGGAGGATCTGGAGAGCAAGGACTACAATCTCTGAATCTTCAGTCCTTCTGCTCATATCCATGGATGCAGCAGAAACTAGATTTGAGTTTCCCTGGAAATGATTATAATCTGCAGTACCAACATATGCTGGCCAATGGGTTGCAGAACTTGGGAAGCGGGGATCCGCCGAGACAGCAGTTGCAGCAATCTTTTCAATATGTTCAACAGCCAGGCAGCCATAATTTACTgttgcagcagcagcagcagcagcagcagcagtctGTTTCACAGTTAGTTCCACACAACATTGTGCAGGCACAGCAATCCATAATTCGAATCGAGAGCTTTCTCCCAGTCCCTGGACGGGAACAAGTAGGCAATCAATCAGAGGAACAGGCTCAGCCGCAGCATAACATGACTCAAAGTGATCAGCTCCAGCAGAGGCAGCAGTTGAATGTGCCTTCATCATTTCTGAAACCAGATTTTATTGACTCAGGATCTGGTCCCCCTGTTCTGGATATGCTGGGTTCCTTGTGTCCTGAAAGCAGTGCAAATCTTTTGAACTTCTCCACAACTGGTCAGTCAATGCTAGCTGACCAGTCACCCCAACTGTCCTGGGCTCCGAAGTATGCTCATTTGAATGTAAATACCTTTGCTGGTTCAACATCAGTTCCACAAGTTTCTCCTGGAAAAGATGCTACGGTGGAACTAGATATTGGTACCTCTGATGCCCAGAATTCTACTTTTTTTGGTGTTAACGACGATTCATTTGGCCTTCTACTGCCCACCTCAATGCGTGGTTTCACTACATCTTCAAGTGAAGCTGATATGCCCTCAATTCCATTAGGGGATCCCTCATTCCAGAATCCTTTGTATGGTTGCATGCAATACTCTTCAGAGTTGCAGAGCACAGGGCAAGTGGACCCACCAACTTCATCTCGAACATTTATCAAGGTATATGAAAAGCGATTTCtaaaatgtattttatatgtaTCATAGTTTGCTCAAGATCATAATAATGATCTATGTCTCTGTTTCCCTGTAGGTTTATAAATCAGGGTCGGTGGGGCGCTCATTGGACATCTCCCGGTTCAGCAGCTATCATGAGCTGCGAGAGGAGCTGGCTCAGATGTTTGGAATTGAGGGGAAGTTGGAAGACCCTCTTAGATCAGGCTGGCAGCTTGTATTTGTCGACAGGGAGAATGATATTCTTCTCCTTGGAGACGACCCATGGGAGTAAGTACCTATTATGGTTATAAATTAGTTAAACTCCGCATGCATTCATGGGATGCTAGTTAGATAATTCACGAGTGAAGAACtcagaaatgaattgcatttCAAACCATATCCGCATTATACTCATGAAATTGAGATCATTTTTATAGTTTGGTTCCTGCCCTCACTGGTCTGCCTCTATTAGATTGGATCTTTTCATGGTATTAAGAGTATATCCCTCCACCCCCCACCCTCCAACAAgaacttttttatgttttttcccTCAATGAGTTTGACCTCCTTTTCCCTAGTGTTTTCTTTTCTATCTGTTTACTTTTTGCCCTGATTGACACTATTGGTCTTATTTCCATTTTGGAAGCtttcttataaattttagtttaaattacttTGTTCAAAAGTCAAATCAATTAAAGTTTTGATCGTTTTAGATTCAGTCTTTTAATAGATTAGGTTTGTGTCATTTGGGGTTTGAGCTAAGCTGTTTTGGGTTGTTGATTTTTCTGGTTTCCCGGCCATAGCCGGGTGGATTAGTATTTGAGGTGTTTTTCAGATTCAGATCAACTTTTCGTGCAGTAGTTTAAACTAATTGGGGAAATACAATCATCTCTTCTATGACGGCTTAAGCAACTGTCTCATCATGTACATATATCCTTTTACACTGGATTATAATGTCACGAGTCTGAATCATGTTTTTGAGTTAAAAACTTAGGACAATTTTCCTCGCATTTCAATGACATTTGATTGATTATCATTTCGGCATTTAAGCGCACTAATGCATGGTTAACTTTTGTTTGGATAACCAAACATGCAGGGCATTTGTGAATAATGTTTGGTACATAAAGATACTTTCACCAGAGGATGTGCAGAAGATGGGATAGCAAAAGGTGGAGCCATATTAGCCAATCTTGAGGTCAGGAGATGAATAGCAGCAGGCACTGGCTCCGGTGACTGAGATCATGTACGAGTCTGCGTGGACTGTACCTGTTTGTTGAGTTGAATAAGAATAAAATTGCTGTGGGTTTTTGCAGTATCCACTCCTAGTGTGAACCACCTCCCTACTGATGTGCAAGCATTATTATAAATCAGAACCTGACTTGATTAGTGACGACTTTTTGTTATATCATAATGGTTATGATATACATGCTTTACATGCAAAGTTTCTTCTGCTGCTTGCATTCATCAATATTAATGGGTACTTTCTAGGTGATACGGAATGAGTTGGATGAACGCAGAAGCGAATTGTAAAGTTTGTTTAAGTTGCGGATTGACTTAAGGTTCTAGGCGTTAaagaaagaaacttggattttgacgcaaccaattcttgaaaagaaactcaagagagatttaaaaaaaaaaacttaaaaaatttattaaaatttattaactcaaaagaaaagttgaataataatgaattgtgtGTTTTGTATACAATGCAAAAGCCTATGTATAGGTTGcataaataaattaagtaaaactCTATAGTATATTAGACTAAACaagtagttttaaattaaatttgcttGTTGATTGATGGTCGTTAAGCTAACTATAATtatgacaaaggcaagtgcacctatcaaataatagtatagttatgggGAGTAAGGAATATCGTATCTACGAGGAataaaagtactaataattactaaccaatgagatagacaatatcaggaaagaatccacctagacttcacctattgtttcgaatttgaattaaatgatttatttatttgtgcTTTGAtctgtaaaaatccctaaattatgttaatatttgtAACGCCTTAAATTTTAGGTGTTGTTTTTGCGATTGATTGATACACAATTGAGTATACAACAGAATGGATTTTTCTGAGTAAAGCTTTAACTTTGTTCAATAGGCTTTTATTTAAATGTTCGTAAATATACAACAGAATGGGTctgttggtctagtggttagTTGGAGTGTTAGAGTGTTGGagatcttgtgtttgaatccctgcttTAGCAAGGGTGTTTTATTTTGCTCGAGTTGGTGGTAGAGTTTTAGTTACATCAGAATTTTGAGTAGTGGGATTAGTGGAGAGATTTGAGGGATTGAGAGTTGGGGGTTTATCCTGagtagttttcttttttttcaaaattttggttgTTTCTCCCAAATTCTTGACGTGATTCTCTGCTTCTTTGCCGAATTTTGTTCTCCCTCTTCTTCTTCGTTTGATTCCTGTTTCGATTCGTTTTCTTTTGCTTACCATCTGACTTCATTGATTCGGTAAGTGGAATTAAATGTTAATGtagtcttgttttttttttcaagttgccATTTGGAGATTTAATCCCTGTTTTGGCAGCGGCGAATCGTGAAGCTCGGGGTTCTCCTCTCGCGAATTTGTAGTTTAAATCGCTTGAAGGGTTGAGGTAAGTGTGGTTGTGCGAATGAAGTTATGGTCAGTTTTATGACTTTATTTATACCAGATTTTAGGTCTAACTCTAGTTGTTCTTATGTCGATATTTAGGTTCTGAAAGGCTCGGGATAGTTTTTACATCAAAatagtaccaggtgtgtacctggAAACACAGAAAACGAGGTTTCGACGAGAGCCAAAAACCATTCTGTCAACGCCACATAGTcgtatggtaggccgtgtgccataACATGGGCGTATAATCGACGAGGCTAGGCTGTGTGCACTAGAGACggccgtgtgatggccaggtaggccgtgtgcgacacacaagCTTGACCaatttaggccgtgtgggccacacgggcgtgtgggcccatacgggtaagccacacgggcatgtgggcccacataggcagacaacatgggcgtgtgagcctattTTAACTGATTTGTTgccaaggttgcacgggtcgcctaagacgactatgaacctactgtaggatcagtaagcttacctagacccctaattgaatGACATGACTGTATGACGGAATTATATGTGTACATGTTATCGAGCAAAGCATGATGATGTTTCACTGAACTGACATTGTATGTACTGTTAtcatgttatagcatgtcataattGTATAttacattgcattgggttgggggttgatATTGTTCGGAGGAAGTGCATTGAAAGGTCTCGAGACTAATTTACttgcagctcagctgcaaattattgtctagtgccgcattcggtacttttgtagagtgtaaggatgggtgggtcgattaaatccccacatggagtgtagagtTGGACGAAGATGGTGCGTAGAgtctggctgggtaggattttgtgaTTGTATATCTGTTACTGCTACTATTTCgttgatgggctaaggcccaactgcATGACTGATTGTGAACTGAGATAGGCTAAGGCCAAACTAAAACcgatactgttactgaatagggcttaggcccaaactgtgaTCATGTGCATATTGTCTGTTTGTttatatggggattacacactgagtttgcgtaaactcaccccttcggTTTAATccgtacaggtaatccccaaacttgacggatcggtgcagcggaggactcgaggGTGGCCACACGATTTTTTTCACACTGTTTGTTATCTACTTATGATTTTATCTTTATTTGGGGTATTTTGctgtaattatggcctttacGGATTTTGATTTAGATTTGGATTTTATACggttttataatttaaatctgCTAGTGATAGAAAAAACTCAGGTTTTCAAATGAAAATGATGGTTTATCAAAATTCCACGAACACGTAAACTGGTTAAAAGCTTCAGTAATGAAAAATGTTTTGGAAACTGAATAttgatttgtaaatgaataatgttttgaaaaGGTATGACAAGATTTGAAATAAACATTAGATAATGGAGCAAAAGGGGTTAAATAGAATAGGGGATTTTGCGAAGACATACTTTTCCAAAAGCATTACCACTTGACATTGTCAGATtctgccataacgtctaggccgggtttgggtgttacatttagtagtatcagagctaggttacaaaactcggttGTGGAATTGGGTTTCAAGATTTGATTTTCTAAGAACTATTTTctaatgatttgaaatatttttaccaaatgt
The Gossypium hirsutum isolate 1008001.06 chromosome A07, Gossypium_hirsutum_v2.1, whole genome shotgun sequence genome window above contains:
- the LOC107952790 gene encoding auxin response factor 8 isoform X2 → MAVFLFLVVLLRKSFRHWTSHSSLQLRNLLQGIFMTLSGNLDIYLEPKRHLLTTGWSVFVSAKRLVAGDSVLFIWNEKNQLLLGIRRATRPQTVMPSSVLSSDSMHIGLLAAAAHAAATNSCFTVFYNPRASPSDFIIPLSKYVKAVFHTRVSVGMRFRMLFETEESSVRRYMGTITGISSLDPVCWPNSHWRSVKVGWDESATGERQPRVSLWEIEPLTTFPMYPSLFPLRLKRPWHPGSSSLFDNRDDISNGLTWLRGGSGEQGLQSLNLQSFCSYPWMQQKLDLSFPGNDYNLQYQHMLANGLQNLGSGDPPRQQLQQSFQYVQQPGSHNLLLQQQQQQQQQSVSQLVPHNIVQAQQSIIRIESFLPVPGREQVGNQSEEQAQPQHNMTQSDQLQQRQQLNVPSSFLKPDFIDSGSGPPVLDMLGSLCPESSANLLNFSTTGQSMLADQSPQLSWAPKYAHLNVNTFAGSTSVPQVSPGKDATVELDIGTSDAQNSTFFGVNDDSFGLLLPTSMRGFTTSSSEADMPSIPLGDPSFQNPLYGCMQYSSELQSTGQVDPPTSSRTFIKVYKSGSVGRSLDISRFSSYHELREELAQMFGIEGKLEDPLRSGWQLVFVDRENDILLLGDDPWEAFVNNVWYIKILSPEDVQKMG
- the LOC107952790 gene encoding auxin response factor 8 isoform X1: MSEETKLDMKLSASGQGQQAHEGENKCLNLELWHACAGPLVCLPTVGTRVVYFPQGHSEQVAATTNKEVDTHIPNYPDLPPQLICQLQNVTMHADVETDEVYAQMSLQPLTPEEQKGTFLPMEFGIPSKQPTNYFYKTLTASDTSTHGGFSVPRRAAEKVFPPLDFSQQPPAQELIARDLHDIEWKFRHIFRGQPKRHLLTTGWSVFVSAKRLVAGDSVLFIWNEKNQLLLGIRRATRPQTVMPSSVLSSDSMHIGLLAAAAHAAATNSCFTVFYNPRASPSDFIIPLSKYVKAVFHTRVSVGMRFRMLFETEESSVRRYMGTITGISSLDPVCWPNSHWRSVKVGWDESATGERQPRVSLWEIEPLTTFPMYPSLFPLRLKRPWHPGSSSLFDNRDDISNGLTWLRGGSGEQGLQSLNLQSFCSYPWMQQKLDLSFPGNDYNLQYQHMLANGLQNLGSGDPPRQQLQQSFQYVQQPGSHNLLLQQQQQQQQQSVSQLVPHNIVQAQQSIIRIESFLPVPGREQVGNQSEEQAQPQHNMTQSDQLQQRQQLNVPSSFLKPDFIDSGSGPPVLDMLGSLCPESSANLLNFSTTGQSMLADQSPQLSWAPKYAHLNVNTFAGSTSVPQVSPGKDATVELDIGTSDAQNSTFFGVNDDSFGLLLPTSMRGFTTSSSEADMPSIPLGDPSFQNPLYGCMQYSSELQSTGQVDPPTSSRTFIKVYKSGSVGRSLDISRFSSYHELREELAQMFGIEGKLEDPLRSGWQLVFVDRENDILLLGDDPWEAFVNNVWYIKILSPEDVQKMG